A stretch of DNA from Granulicella pectinivorans:
GTGCAACCGAGGCTATATCGGCCATGACCTGCCGAGCTTCGCCCCGAAGTTGCAAGCCTCTCTGTTTGTAGCCCTCAGAAAGAAGCGCCCAATAATCAGGGTCCGGCATCTGAGATTGTTGCCAACTCAAAAAGCTAACCTCTGGGGGCGCAATGGAGGCGTCCTTTAGAGCACGCTCAGCATGGGTAAGGAATTCGAGACCTTGATCTCTCAGGGTCGTCAATTTGGTTCTGAGCTGCATCACTGTTTCGTCGATTGCCATGTATGGGCAATAGCATACCTGATCGTGTGCTCCTGTTGTCCATTACGCCACGATTGGTCTTTGCCAAATTTCTAGACCTCCCAGGCGTGCCGCAAATGACTTTTTATCAATGGTTTGCAGATTTCTATTCCGAGCAATTTTTGCTGGGTTACTATTCGTCCACCGGAACTAACTCAAGGGAGGACGAACGATGAGGCAAGAGGTATTCGACGACATATGGATGGGGTGCTACGAAACCGCGATCAAGCATGAACAAGAGCTATTCGGCGATGCGGATACATTGCCGGACGATGAGTTCGACATCGTTTTCAGCGGGATGAGTCACGGGGATAAGGTTGAGGCCCTGGAGGCACTCCGGGCACTCAAGGCTCAAGGTCTTGGCGTATCGAATACGGCGGCTTGTTGATGACGAATGAGGAACTTGACAGCGAATACAGCAAAGGCCTGGAGACGTTTCGTAAGATCGTACTTCAGGCCATTCGACTGCACGCGAAGGTTCGTGAAATGCCTTTCCAGGGGGTAGCGCCATCAGCCCGTCTGCTATTCGCGCGACTTTGCTTCATCAGCGTCAGCCTCGCGCGTATCTGCCCCAAGCTCGAAAACGAGAAAGACATCTGGGACTTTGCAACAATCGCGTTGCTATCGAGGAGTCTGTTTGAGTCAATCATGTTTTTCGAATACTTTTGCGAGACATCGGGACCGGACGAATGGATGGCAAAGATGTATCTCTTGAATCTCCACGACCGTTGCGACAGAATCCGGCTCTTTACGGCAATGGATAAGCCCCTGGACGTTGCGGGGTTCACCGGAGAGGCTGAGATACTGCGTGGTCTCCTTCGCAATAACCCTTTTTTCGCTGGTCTTGAGGCCAAGCGTCAGAAAGAACTGTTGAAGGGGTACAAGGCGGCGTTCTTGAGCCTCCGTGAGATGGGCAACAAGTTCTCTCCCGACGCGGATTCATGGGTCATCTATGATTTTCTTTCCACCTATGCCCACTCCCTCCCGGTCAGCTTCATGAGAAACAGCGATGACAGGAGAGACGGCTTGCAAAATGATGTAGACAAGATGTATACACCCGGCGTCCTGACATGGCTTGCGGCCTTGCTGGATCATGCGCGAAGCACCTATCTGGGAGTGCCAACCGGCATGATGTTGGAGACATAAATCCTGAACGAAGCCTCGGTTCGACGGCGTACAATTGATCGCCGGATTGTCGATCATGCCGCGTTGTGCTGTGCCATGAAATACCGCGACTATTGAGTTCTTAGAGAAAGATCGTGTCTATGGCAAATTTCGGTTCATCACTATGGAATGTACTTTGGGTCGTTGTGCCTTTCGGCATTGCCGCTGCTGGTTGGGTGATCTTTACTGCCTGGAAAAAGGGTGATTGGTTTCACTACTTCGATCCAAAACACAACCGGGGGTTCGCCACAGACGCTGGGGACTTCACCCCGCATTGGAAACGATACGCAGGCATGGCTAAATTATGTGTCACGCTCTCCGCTGGCGCGGTCGCCTTTCTAATCAATCTGCTCGTGAATCAGAGCAGCCCCGCTAACGGATTTGCAGATAGAGTGAGGCAAGGTGCGCCGTTGACTATCGGGCTTTTTGGGGCATCGAGTTTTCTTCTCCTCTGCTTTCTTCTCTGGATGACGTATTGCTACGAAGAGTATTGCCATTCGAAGAATCATGACTCGTACCGTGCTTGGAAGTACGCCGTGAGCAACGCTTTAGGATTTATGGGCTTTGCGGCCTTCCTCTTCGGTTTCTTTTGGCTGGGCCTATTCGTGCCCCACTATTCAGTGCAGGCTCAAAAAGCAACAACTTCGACCGCTATTGTCTCTACCTCTATCGCTGGCAATTCCACAGCTACGGCCACAGCCCAAACACATCAGCCTCCTCCCACATTTTCTATTTCTGAGTGGTTCAGCTCGGAGCGTTCGCTGGCTGTCGCGACATGGGGACTCGTCCTAGTGACGGCGTTCCTTGTCGTTGCTGGATGGATCGAAGGCCGCAGGCAGAAACGCCAATGGGACGCTGAAAGAAAGCAACGCGCCGAAGATGCAAAGCCCACAGCCGTAATAGAAATCGCCGTTAAAGAAGAGTCGGTTCAAGATATGTGCTTCGCGTGCTTCAACCTCGGCAACAACACCTTTTACATCGACGAGATGATCGTCACAACGGCGAATGGAAGACGCCAAATCTCTAGCCAGTTGACTCCGCTAGTTCTTGTCCCTGGTGGATGGGCGACGATTGATTACGACCCTGCCGCGATACTGAGTACATTCGGAGAGGATCAACCCTGGATAGATGCGAACTGCGTGTTCGTCCTTAGAGGAGCGACTGGCAGGGTTTGTACAGAGCCGGAGTGGTTTCATGTCGCTTACGGTAAGGGGCGTGCTGAC
This window harbors:
- a CDS encoding DUF5677 domain-containing protein, with the translated sequence MTNEELDSEYSKGLETFRKIVLQAIRLHAKVREMPFQGVAPSARLLFARLCFISVSLARICPKLENEKDIWDFATIALLSRSLFESIMFFEYFCETSGPDEWMAKMYLLNLHDRCDRIRLFTAMDKPLDVAGFTGEAEILRGLLRNNPFFAGLEAKRQKELLKGYKAAFLSLREMGNKFSPDADSWVIYDFLSTYAHSLPVSFMRNSDDRRDGLQNDVDKMYTPGVLTWLAALLDHARSTYLGVPTGMMLET